A single region of the Nicotiana sylvestris chromosome 6, ASM39365v2, whole genome shotgun sequence genome encodes:
- the LOC104225580 gene encoding probable beta-1,3-galactosyltransferase 2 isoform X2, producing the protein MSLKSRGVAERTSRSVVSQKWSLLLCLGSFCAGMLFTTRMWIIPEIKSGIARTTTVEAEKLKLVSEGCITKFKHVKLVSKDIFGKVSKTHHAIQTLDKTISNLEMDLAAAKAAQESILSGAPISEEIKKDDSTRKRKYFMVVGINTAFSSRKRRDSVRATWMPQGEKRRKLEEEKGIIIRFVIGHGATVGGILDRAIEAEDKKHGDFLRLDHIEGYLELSAKTKTYFATAVNLWDAEYYIKVDDDVHVNIATLGETLARHRKKPRIYIGCMKSGPVLSRKGVRYHEPEYWKFGDKYFRHATGQIYAISKDLATYISVNQHVLHKYTNEDVSLGAWFIGLDVQHIDDRRLCCGTPPDCEWKAQAGNICVASFDWTCSGICRSVDRIKEVHRRCGEGENALWKAAF; encoded by the exons ATGTCTTTGAAGAGCAGAGGAGTAGCAGAAAGAACTTCAAGAAGTGTAGTATCTCAAAAATGGAGTCTTTTACTTTGTCTTGGTAGTTTTTGTGCTGGAATGCTCTTTACAACCAG AATGTGGATCATTCCTGAAATAAAAAGTGGTATTGCAAGAACAACCACAGTTGAAGCTGAAAAATTGAAGTTAGTTTCAGAAGGATGCATTACCAAATTT AAACATGTAAAGCTGGTATCTAAAGATATTTTTGGGAAGGTTTCTAAGACACATCATGCTATTCA GACATTAGACAAAACCATTTCAAATTTGGAGATGGATTTGGCTGCAGCAAAGGCAGCACAGGAGTCGATTCTTAGCGGCGCTCCAATATCAGAAGAGATAAAAAAGGATGAttcaacaagaaaaagaaaatattttatggTGGTAGGAATAAATACTGCATTTAGTAGCAGAAAAAGAAGGGATTCAGTTCGCGCTACATGGATGCCACAAG GCGAAAAAAGGAGGAAGCTAGAAGAAGAGAAAGGAATAATCATTCGCTTCGTCATTGGTCATGG TGCCACAGTAGGGGGAATATTAGACAGAGCTATTGAAGCTGAGGACAAGAAACATGGTGATTTCTTGAGGCTG GATCATATTGAGGGTTATCTTGAATTGTCAGCCAAAACAAAGACTTATTTTGCCACTGCTGTTAACTTGTGGGATGCAGAGTATTACATAAAAGTTGATGATGATGTTCATGTCAATATAG CTACATTAGGGGAAACATTAGCAAGGCATCGCAAGAAACCACGTATATATATCGGGTGCATGAAATCTGGTCCTGTCCTCTCGCGGAA GGGTGTAAGATACCATGAACCAGAATATTGGAAATTCGGAGATAAGTATTTTCGTCATGCTACTGGACAAATATATGCCATTTCAAAAGACTTGGCTACTTATATATCAGTAAACCA GCATGTACTTCATAAGTATACCAATGAGGATGTGTCATTGGGAGCTTGGTTTATTGGACTTGATGTGCAGCATATCGATGATCGCAGATTGTGTTGTGGAACTCCACCTG ACTGTGAATGGAAGGCACAAGCAGGCAACATCTGTGTAGCATCATTTGACTGGACATGCAGTGGGATATGCAGGTCTGTTGACAGGATAAAAGAGGTCCATCGCCGTTGTGGCGAGGGAGAGAATGCACTATGGAAAGCTGCATTCTGA
- the LOC104225580 gene encoding probable beta-1,3-galactosyltransferase 2 isoform X1 yields the protein MSLKSRGVAERTSRSVVSQKWSLLLCLGSFCAGMLFTTRMWIIPEIKSGIARTTTVEAEKLKLVSEGCITKFQKHVKLVSKDIFGKVSKTHHAIQTLDKTISNLEMDLAAAKAAQESILSGAPISEEIKKDDSTRKRKYFMVVGINTAFSSRKRRDSVRATWMPQGEKRRKLEEEKGIIIRFVIGHGATVGGILDRAIEAEDKKHGDFLRLDHIEGYLELSAKTKTYFATAVNLWDAEYYIKVDDDVHVNIATLGETLARHRKKPRIYIGCMKSGPVLSRKGVRYHEPEYWKFGDKYFRHATGQIYAISKDLATYISVNQHVLHKYTNEDVSLGAWFIGLDVQHIDDRRLCCGTPPDCEWKAQAGNICVASFDWTCSGICRSVDRIKEVHRRCGEGENALWKAAF from the exons ATGTCTTTGAAGAGCAGAGGAGTAGCAGAAAGAACTTCAAGAAGTGTAGTATCTCAAAAATGGAGTCTTTTACTTTGTCTTGGTAGTTTTTGTGCTGGAATGCTCTTTACAACCAG AATGTGGATCATTCCTGAAATAAAAAGTGGTATTGCAAGAACAACCACAGTTGAAGCTGAAAAATTGAAGTTAGTTTCAGAAGGATGCATTACCAAATTT CAGAAACATGTAAAGCTGGTATCTAAAGATATTTTTGGGAAGGTTTCTAAGACACATCATGCTATTCA GACATTAGACAAAACCATTTCAAATTTGGAGATGGATTTGGCTGCAGCAAAGGCAGCACAGGAGTCGATTCTTAGCGGCGCTCCAATATCAGAAGAGATAAAAAAGGATGAttcaacaagaaaaagaaaatattttatggTGGTAGGAATAAATACTGCATTTAGTAGCAGAAAAAGAAGGGATTCAGTTCGCGCTACATGGATGCCACAAG GCGAAAAAAGGAGGAAGCTAGAAGAAGAGAAAGGAATAATCATTCGCTTCGTCATTGGTCATGG TGCCACAGTAGGGGGAATATTAGACAGAGCTATTGAAGCTGAGGACAAGAAACATGGTGATTTCTTGAGGCTG GATCATATTGAGGGTTATCTTGAATTGTCAGCCAAAACAAAGACTTATTTTGCCACTGCTGTTAACTTGTGGGATGCAGAGTATTACATAAAAGTTGATGATGATGTTCATGTCAATATAG CTACATTAGGGGAAACATTAGCAAGGCATCGCAAGAAACCACGTATATATATCGGGTGCATGAAATCTGGTCCTGTCCTCTCGCGGAA GGGTGTAAGATACCATGAACCAGAATATTGGAAATTCGGAGATAAGTATTTTCGTCATGCTACTGGACAAATATATGCCATTTCAAAAGACTTGGCTACTTATATATCAGTAAACCA GCATGTACTTCATAAGTATACCAATGAGGATGTGTCATTGGGAGCTTGGTTTATTGGACTTGATGTGCAGCATATCGATGATCGCAGATTGTGTTGTGGAACTCCACCTG ACTGTGAATGGAAGGCACAAGCAGGCAACATCTGTGTAGCATCATTTGACTGGACATGCAGTGGGATATGCAGGTCTGTTGACAGGATAAAAGAGGTCCATCGCCGTTGTGGCGAGGGAGAGAATGCACTATGGAAAGCTGCATTCTGA